The proteins below come from a single Agrococcus beijingensis genomic window:
- a CDS encoding PhoH family protein, which translates to MVRLLGPQDRLLTRLEHEHPAVRVAVRGNLVTLEGPEEEVEIATRLVQELVDLVRQGTSLSQSEVSEGSRILRQDSSRSLSDAIGEVILTSRGKSIRAKTEGQHAYVDSIDDHTIVFGIGPAGTGKTYLAMAKAVQALHRKEVSRIILTRPAVEAGERLGFLPGTLTDKIDPYLRPLYDALNEMMDPELVPKLLATGVVEVAPLAYMRGRTLNDSFIVLDEAQNTTPEQMKMFLTRLGFGSKMVVTGDATQVDLPAGTSGLQIAQSVLGRIDDIHFAMLTSADVVRHTLVGEIVDAYTAHDQRVMARQTRAQQQSHHARRGRN; encoded by the coding sequence ATGGTGCGGCTGCTCGGGCCGCAGGATCGCCTGCTGACGCGGCTCGAGCACGAGCACCCTGCGGTGCGCGTCGCGGTGCGCGGCAACCTCGTGACGCTCGAGGGCCCCGAGGAGGAGGTCGAGATCGCCACGCGCCTCGTGCAGGAACTCGTCGACCTCGTGCGGCAGGGCACGAGCCTCAGCCAGTCCGAGGTGTCGGAGGGGTCGCGCATCCTGCGCCAGGACTCCTCGCGCAGCCTCAGCGACGCGATCGGCGAGGTGATCCTCACGTCGCGCGGCAAGTCGATCCGCGCGAAGACGGAGGGCCAGCACGCCTACGTCGACTCGATCGACGACCACACGATCGTCTTCGGCATCGGCCCGGCAGGCACCGGCAAGACCTACCTCGCGATGGCGAAGGCGGTGCAGGCCCTGCACCGCAAGGAGGTCAGCCGCATCATCCTGACTCGCCCCGCGGTCGAGGCCGGCGAGCGGCTGGGCTTCCTGCCCGGCACGCTGACCGACAAGATCGACCCCTACCTGCGACCCCTCTACGACGCGCTCAACGAGATGATGGATCCCGAGCTCGTGCCGAAGCTGCTCGCCACCGGCGTGGTCGAGGTCGCGCCGCTCGCCTACATGCGCGGCCGCACCCTCAACGACTCGTTCATCGTGCTCGACGAGGCGCAGAACACGACGCCCGAGCAGATGAAGATGTTCCTCACCCGCCTCGGCTTCGGCTCGAAGATGGTCGTCACCGGCGACGCCACCCAGGTCGACCTGCCCGCCGGCACGTCTGGCCTGCAGATCGCCCAGTCGGTGCTCGGCCGCATCGACGACATCCACTTCGCGATGCTCACGAGCGCCGACGTCGTGCGGCACACGCTGGTCGGCGAGATCGTCGACGCGTACACCGCCCACGACCAGCGCGTCATGGCCCGCCAGACGCGCGCCCAGCAGCAGTCGCACCACGCCCGCCGCGGGAGGAACTGA
- a CDS encoding histidine triad nucleotide-binding protein yields MAEPTVFEKIIAREIPAEIVLENERIIAFTDSNPQAPMHVLVVPKTPRYRDVVELAQGDPELLAEMVQAARAIARERGDGGDFRLVFNTGELAGQTVFHAHAHVLAGSLGEGSLA; encoded by the coding sequence ATGGCTGAGCCCACCGTCTTCGAGAAGATCATCGCCCGCGAGATCCCCGCCGAGATCGTGCTCGAGAACGAGCGCATCATCGCGTTCACCGACAGCAACCCGCAGGCGCCCATGCACGTGCTGGTGGTGCCGAAGACCCCGCGCTACCGCGATGTCGTCGAGCTCGCGCAGGGCGATCCCGAGCTGCTGGCCGAGATGGTGCAGGCGGCCAGGGCGATCGCGCGCGAGCGCGGCGACGGCGGCGACTTCCGCCTCGTGTTCAACACCGGCGAGCTGGCCGGCCAGACGGTCTTCCACGCGCACGCCCACGTGCTCGCCGGTTCGCTCGGAGAGGGCTCGCTTGCCTGA
- a CDS encoding 16S rRNA (uracil(1498)-N(3))-methyltransferase, with product MAHCYWHDALAGAEVGDVVTLTGEEAHHAAVVSRMRRGERVLVSDGAGVLAEGVIEAAQREAVTVVLQRVETVEAPAPRIGLAQALAKGDRAELAVQASTELGVDAIVPWQARRSVVQWKGERGEKSLERWRKVVREAGKQAIRPRLPEVGAVVDTEGLARLAAEWRLVVLDPTAPGSINEVPLDRDLLLVVGPEGGIDAGELERLDAAGAVRARLGDHVLRTSTAGLAAIAALSSRLGRW from the coding sequence ATGGCCCACTGCTACTGGCACGACGCGCTCGCGGGTGCCGAGGTCGGCGACGTCGTGACGCTGACGGGCGAGGAGGCGCACCACGCCGCCGTCGTCTCGCGGATGCGTCGCGGCGAGCGGGTGCTCGTCAGTGACGGTGCCGGGGTGCTCGCCGAGGGCGTCATCGAGGCGGCCCAGCGCGAGGCGGTGACGGTCGTGCTGCAGCGCGTCGAGACGGTCGAGGCACCCGCGCCGCGTATCGGCCTCGCGCAGGCGCTCGCCAAGGGCGATCGCGCGGAGCTCGCCGTGCAGGCGTCGACCGAGCTGGGCGTCGACGCGATCGTGCCGTGGCAGGCGCGCCGCAGCGTCGTGCAGTGGAAGGGCGAGCGCGGCGAGAAGTCGCTCGAGCGCTGGCGCAAGGTGGTGCGCGAGGCCGGCAAGCAGGCGATCCGCCCGAGGCTGCCCGAGGTCGGCGCCGTCGTCGACACCGAGGGGCTCGCGCGGCTCGCGGCCGAGTGGCGGCTGGTCGTGCTCGACCCGACCGCGCCCGGCTCGATCAACGAGGTGCCGCTCGACCGCGACCTGCTGCTGGTCGTGGGCCCCGAGGGCGGCATCGACGCGGGCGAGCTCGAGCGGCTCGATGCGGCCGGCGCCGTGCGCGCCCGGCTCGGCGACCACGTGCTGCGCACCTCGACCGCAGGCCTCGCGGCGATCGCTGCGCTGTCGTCGCGGCTCGGTCGCTGGTGA
- a CDS encoding DnaJ C-terminal domain-containing protein: protein MSDHYETLGVERDASQDDIKKAYRRLARELHPDVNPSPEASERFKDVTHAYDVLGDAQSRAEYDRGPSVGAGGFGFGDIFEQFFGGGRSAGPRSRRQAGQDSLLRVDLDLADVVFGVHRDLRVQTAVLCETCNGACTAPGTGVQTCTMCGGSGHVQRQVRSLLGNVVTSQPCAACQGYGTTIPEPCPTCAGHGRVRAERTIPVDLPAGVDTGLRIQLPGQGEVGEAGGPAGTLFLEINVRHHDVFSRSGDDLLGTVEVSMPDAALGARATVEGIDGPVDVEVRPGTQSGDILTIADRGVTRLRGSGRGDLKLGVQVVTPQKLDRRAEELLRELRERTKAPAPHLAQFKQGLFAKMRDRLRL, encoded by the coding sequence GTGAGCGACCACTACGAGACACTGGGCGTCGAGCGCGACGCCAGCCAGGACGACATCAAGAAGGCCTACCGCCGGCTTGCGCGCGAGCTGCACCCCGATGTGAACCCGAGCCCGGAGGCGTCGGAGCGGTTCAAGGACGTCACGCACGCCTACGACGTGCTGGGCGACGCGCAGTCGCGCGCGGAGTACGACCGCGGCCCCTCGGTGGGCGCCGGCGGCTTCGGCTTCGGCGACATCTTCGAGCAGTTCTTCGGCGGTGGCCGCTCCGCCGGTCCGCGCTCGCGTCGGCAGGCGGGGCAGGACAGCCTGCTGCGCGTCGACCTCGACCTCGCCGATGTCGTGTTCGGCGTGCACCGCGACCTGCGCGTGCAGACCGCGGTGCTGTGCGAGACCTGCAACGGCGCGTGCACCGCGCCCGGCACCGGCGTGCAGACCTGCACGATGTGCGGCGGCTCCGGCCACGTGCAGCGCCAGGTGCGCTCGCTGCTCGGCAACGTCGTCACCTCGCAGCCCTGCGCCGCCTGCCAGGGCTACGGCACGACCATCCCCGAGCCGTGCCCCACCTGCGCCGGTCACGGCCGCGTGCGCGCGGAGCGCACGATCCCGGTCGACCTGCCCGCGGGCGTCGACACCGGCCTGCGCATCCAGCTGCCCGGCCAGGGCGAGGTCGGCGAGGCGGGCGGGCCGGCCGGCACGCTCTTCCTCGAGATCAACGTGCGCCACCACGACGTCTTCTCGCGCAGCGGCGACGACCTGCTCGGCACCGTCGAGGTGTCGATGCCCGACGCGGCGCTCGGCGCCCGCGCGACGGTCGAGGGCATCGACGGCCCGGTCGACGTCGAGGTGCGGCCCGGCACGCAGTCGGGCGACATCCTCACGATCGCCGACCGGGGCGTGACGCGGCTGCGCGGCTCGGGTCGCGGCGACCTGAAGCTGGGCGTGCAGGTGGTGACGCCGCAGAAGCTCGACCGCCGCGCCGAGGAGCTGCTGCGCGAGCTCCGCGAGCGCACCAAGGCGCCCGCGCCGCACCTGGCGCAGTTCAAGCAGGGCCTCTTCGCGAAGATGCGCGACCGACTGCGCCTCTGA
- the hrcA gene encoding heat-inducible transcriptional repressor HrcA — MVSDRGLEVLRAIVQDYVAMREPVGSKSIVERHAFGVSAATIRNDMALLEEEELIVAPHTSSGRVPTDKGYRVFVDRLQRMQPLTGAQRLAITRFLDESVDRDDVLARTARLLSSLTNQVALVQVPLRRPGVVRRVELVAVSETKVLAVLILDSGRVEQRVLDTGQHIDPEQATALGRAFTETVDGLAPNDALERLAGAAASAPKALHDATAAVAHALTEMLHGTGGDRIVMAGTANLVREERDFQGTVTPVLDAIEEQVTLLRLFDEMGSDGEVVTRIGRELAGPLGEASIVASTYSADGSDGHVGVLGPTRMDYAGNMAAVRAVARYLTRLLSED; from the coding sequence ATGGTCTCGGATCGCGGCCTCGAGGTCCTTCGCGCGATCGTGCAGGACTACGTGGCGATGCGGGAGCCTGTGGGCTCGAAGTCGATCGTCGAGCGCCACGCGTTCGGCGTCTCCGCCGCCACCATCCGCAACGACATGGCCCTCCTCGAGGAGGAGGAGCTGATCGTCGCGCCGCACACGTCGTCGGGTCGCGTGCCCACCGACAAGGGCTACCGCGTCTTCGTCGACCGGCTGCAGCGCATGCAGCCGCTCACCGGCGCCCAGCGCCTGGCCATCACCAGGTTCCTCGACGAGTCGGTCGACCGCGACGACGTGCTCGCCCGCACTGCCCGGCTGCTCTCGTCGCTGACGAACCAGGTCGCGCTCGTGCAGGTGCCGCTGCGCCGTCCCGGCGTCGTGCGTCGGGTCGAGCTGGTCGCGGTCTCCGAGACGAAGGTGCTCGCCGTGCTCATCCTCGACTCCGGCCGGGTGGAGCAGCGAGTCCTCGACACGGGCCAGCACATCGATCCCGAGCAGGCCACCGCGCTCGGGCGGGCCTTCACCGAGACGGTCGACGGCCTCGCACCCAACGATGCGCTGGAGCGCCTGGCCGGGGCAGCCGCATCCGCCCCCAAGGCCCTGCACGACGCGACTGCCGCGGTCGCGCACGCGCTGACCGAGATGCTGCACGGCACCGGCGGCGACCGCATCGTCATGGCGGGCACCGCCAACCTCGTGCGCGAGGAGCGCGACTTCCAGGGCACCGTCACGCCGGTGCTCGACGCGATCGAGGAGCAGGTGACGCTGCTGCGCCTGTTCGACGAGATGGGCAGCGACGGCGAAGTGGTGACCCGCATCGGGCGCGAGCTCGCGGGCCCGCTGGGCGAGGCGTCGATCGTCGCCTCGACCTACAGCGCCGACGGCAGCGACGGGCACGTGGGCGTGCTGGGCCCCACCCGGATGGATTACGCAGGGAACATGGCCGCGGTGCGCGCAGTTGCGCGCTACCTGACGCGGCTGCTGAGCGAGGACTGA
- a CDS encoding DUF4870 domain-containing protein: protein MSDPNAPRREEQHDPADGPVEGFSVTDEQHAAPSAPALGEPAQSFSSPGDAPGPRADAVSDAPGQPAFSSGDAAGQEWQHGQHQPEGGQVPAADFGQTPSSDYGQPASSAPQFGAVPPSQPYNQQQQQPGSAPSYGQSAPGQSAPGQSAPGQAGAPFGQQPPYGAPAGSAPQYGQQQYGAPGQPQYGAPGQPQYAAAAPMSPVDEKNAGMWGHLSGLSTIVTGGWGGWIGPLIVFLIYKDRSAFAKQESKEALNFGIFMTLLTIGFIIVGTLLSVVGIGVIFLIFYWLPGLMQVIFSIIGAMRVNNGGSYRYPFNWRLVK, encoded by the coding sequence ATGTCCGATCCCAACGCTCCGCGTCGCGAGGAGCAGCACGATCCCGCCGACGGTCCCGTGGAGGGCTTCTCCGTGACGGACGAGCAGCACGCCGCACCCAGCGCCCCCGCGCTCGGCGAGCCCGCGCAGTCGTTCTCGTCGCCCGGCGACGCCCCGGGGCCGCGGGCCGACGCGGTGAGCGATGCGCCCGGCCAGCCCGCGTTCAGCTCCGGCGATGCCGCCGGCCAGGAGTGGCAGCACGGTCAGCACCAGCCCGAGGGCGGGCAGGTGCCCGCCGCCGACTTCGGCCAGACCCCGTCCTCCGACTACGGCCAGCCCGCCTCGAGCGCTCCGCAGTTCGGCGCGGTGCCGCCGTCGCAGCCCTACAACCAGCAGCAGCAGCAGCCCGGCAGCGCGCCCTCCTACGGCCAGTCGGCGCCGGGCCAGTCGGCACCGGGCCAGTCGGCGCCGGGCCAGGCAGGCGCTCCGTTCGGGCAGCAGCCGCCCTACGGCGCTCCCGCAGGCAGTGCGCCCCAGTACGGCCAGCAGCAGTACGGCGCGCCCGGTCAGCCGCAGTACGGCGCTCCGGGTCAGCCGCAGTACGCGGCCGCTGCGCCCATGTCGCCGGTCGATGAGAAGAACGCCGGCATGTGGGGGCACCTCTCGGGCCTCTCGACCATCGTCACCGGCGGCTGGGGCGGCTGGATCGGCCCGCTGATCGTCTTCCTCATCTACAAGGACCGCAGCGCGTTCGCGAAGCAGGAGTCGAAGGAGGCGCTGAACTTCGGCATCTTCATGACGCTCCTCACGATCGGGTTCATCATCGTGGGCACCCTCCTGAGCGTCGTCGGCATCGGCGTCATCTTCCTGATCTTCTACTGGCTGCCCGGCCTGATGCAGGTGATCTTCTCGATCATCGGCGCCATGCGGGTCAACAACGGCGGCTCCTACCGCTACCCGTTCAACTGGCGGCTCGTGAAGTAG
- the hemW gene encoding radical SAM family heme chaperone HemW, with the protein MGRLPEGEAAPADGRLPAGTAADGPFGAYIHVPFCSVRCGYCDFNTYTADELRGATRAGYPSDVAAEVALARESLAELGPLRPMQTVFFGGGTPTLLPSGDLVAMLQAVTDAFGLAEGAEVTVEANPDSIDAAGLAQLKAGGVTRVSFGMQSAVPHVLAALDRTHDPERVPRVVAWAREAGLEVSIDLIYGAPGESLADWQRSLDAAIAMAPDHVSAYALIVEEGTALARRIRRGELVAPDDDLQAAMYEAADASLGAAGYTWYEVSNWARGDRVARHNLAYWRGHDWWGFGPGAHSHVGGVRWWNVKHPAAYRDRLLAGASPALAREVLDDETRRVERVLLESRIAEGLPIDLLEPEGRRAVAGLVAEQLVDGRAALAGRVVPTLRGRLLADAVVRRLLP; encoded by the coding sequence ATGGGCAGGCTGCCGGAGGGCGAGGCCGCACCGGCTGACGGCCGGCTGCCGGCGGGCACTGCGGCCGACGGGCCGTTCGGCGCCTACATCCACGTGCCGTTCTGCTCGGTGCGGTGCGGCTACTGCGACTTCAACACCTACACGGCCGACGAGCTGCGCGGCGCCACGCGCGCCGGCTATCCCTCCGACGTGGCGGCCGAGGTGGCGCTCGCCCGCGAGTCGCTCGCCGAGCTGGGACCGCTGCGCCCGATGCAGACGGTCTTCTTCGGCGGCGGCACGCCCACGCTGCTGCCCTCGGGCGACCTGGTGGCGATGCTGCAGGCGGTGACGGATGCGTTCGGCCTGGCCGAGGGCGCGGAGGTCACCGTCGAGGCGAACCCCGACTCGATCGATGCCGCCGGCCTCGCCCAGCTGAAGGCAGGCGGCGTCACCCGCGTCTCGTTCGGCATGCAGTCGGCCGTGCCGCACGTGCTCGCCGCGCTCGACCGCACGCACGATCCCGAGCGGGTGCCGCGGGTCGTCGCTTGGGCGCGCGAGGCGGGCCTGGAGGTCAGCATCGACCTCATCTACGGCGCACCGGGGGAGTCGTTGGCCGACTGGCAGCGCTCGCTCGACGCGGCGATCGCGATGGCTCCCGACCACGTGTCGGCCTACGCGCTGATCGTCGAGGAGGGCACGGCCCTGGCCCGTCGCATCCGCCGCGGCGAGCTGGTGGCGCCCGACGACGATCTGCAGGCGGCGATGTACGAGGCGGCGGATGCGTCGCTGGGCGCCGCGGGCTACACCTGGTACGAGGTCTCCAACTGGGCGCGCGGCGACCGGGTCGCGCGGCACAACCTCGCCTATTGGCGCGGGCACGACTGGTGGGGCTTCGGGCCGGGCGCGCACAGCCACGTCGGCGGCGTGCGCTGGTGGAACGTGAAGCATCCCGCCGCCTACCGCGACCGGCTGCTGGCGGGGGCCTCGCCGGCGCTCGCGCGCGAGGTGCTCGACGACGAGACGCGGCGCGTCGAGCGCGTGCTGCTGGAGTCGCGCATCGCGGAAGGTCTGCCGATCGACCTGCTCGAGCCCGAGGGCCGGCGCGCGGTGGCGGGCCTCGTGGCCGAGCAGCTGGTGGACGGCAGAGCCGCCCTCGCCGGCCGGGTGGTCCCGACGCTGCGAGGGCGGCTCCTGGCCGACGCTGTGGTGCGCCGCCTGCTGCCCTGA
- a CDS encoding DUF1990 family protein, translating into MTEIRDRATNYGAVGATAHFDFTRFPPKGFDVVQRRARIGHGRPRFDAAVAALRTWKIQRLAGIEVDVVGTEEGTVYRPVGFDGNDASRPASIEPQQDFGPDGEPFLQPGDSVDQRIRVLGFQIHAPMRVIAVEEEADSHGVIIGTLEGHPEAGEERFTIEIAEDETVFLHFRAIVREAAWWSKLGTPISKALRAKYHDRYMDVLRSIDVR; encoded by the coding sequence GTGACCGAGATCCGCGATCGCGCCACGAACTACGGCGCCGTGGGCGCCACCGCCCACTTCGACTTCACGCGCTTCCCGCCGAAGGGCTTCGACGTCGTGCAGCGGCGCGCGCGCATCGGCCACGGGCGCCCGCGCTTCGACGCGGCCGTCGCGGCGCTGCGCACCTGGAAGATCCAGCGGCTCGCCGGCATCGAGGTCGACGTGGTCGGCACCGAGGAGGGCACCGTCTACCGCCCCGTCGGATTCGACGGCAACGACGCGAGCCGTCCCGCGAGCATCGAGCCGCAGCAGGACTTCGGCCCCGACGGCGAGCCGTTCCTGCAGCCGGGCGACTCGGTCGACCAGCGCATCCGTGTGCTCGGCTTCCAGATCCACGCCCCGATGCGCGTCATCGCGGTCGAGGAGGAGGCCGACAGCCACGGCGTCATCATCGGCACCCTCGAGGGGCACCCGGAGGCCGGCGAGGAGCGCTTCACGATCGAGATCGCCGAGGACGAGACCGTCTTCCTGCACTTCCGCGCCATCGTGCGCGAGGCGGCCTGGTGGTCGAAGCTGGGCACGCCGATCAGCAAGGCGCTGCGCGCGAAGTACCACGACCGCTACATGGATGTGCTGCGGTCGATCGACGTCCGCTGA
- the lepA gene encoding translation elongation factor 4, giving the protein MSPRATKALQPASTDPASIRNFCIIAHIDHGKSTLADRMLQLTGVVDGRDMRAQYLDRMDIERERGITIKSQAVRMPWALDGETFALNMIDTPGHVDFTYEVSRSLAACEGAILLVDAAQGIEAQTLANLYLAMENDLEIIPVLNKIDLPAADPEKYAAEIAGLIGGDPDDVLRVSGKTGMGVEALLDRVVRSVPAPQGDVDGPARAMIFDSVYDSYRGVVTYVRMIDGALKPREQITMLSTGARHELLEIGVSSPDPIPAKGLAVGEVGYLITGVKDVRQSKVGDTVTTFRNPATEPLKGYADPKPMVFSGLYPIDGSDYPVLREALDKLKLSDAALVYEPETSVALGFGFRCGFLGLLHLEIITERLEREFNLDLIATAPSVVYQVETEDRQAHIVTNPSEFPDGKIHSVIEPMVKATILAPKDYVGAIMELCQTRRGTLGGMEYLSADRVELRYRLPLGEIVFDFFDQLKSRTQGYASLDYELDGEEEGDLVKVDILLQGEQVDAFSAIVHRDKAYAYGVLMAGKLRELIPRQQFEVPIQAAIGARIIARETIRAIRKDVLAKCYGGDITRKRKLLEKQKEGKKRMKMVGRVEVPQEAFIAALSTGETKKDAK; this is encoded by the coding sequence GTGAGCCCCCGAGCGACCAAGGCACTCCAGCCTGCCTCGACCGATCCGGCGAGCATCCGCAACTTCTGCATCATCGCGCACATCGACCATGGCAAGTCGACGCTGGCAGACCGGATGCTGCAGCTGACGGGCGTCGTCGACGGCCGAGACATGCGCGCCCAGTACCTCGACCGCATGGACATCGAGCGCGAGCGCGGCATCACGATCAAGTCGCAGGCCGTGCGCATGCCGTGGGCGCTCGACGGCGAGACCTTCGCGCTGAACATGATCGACACCCCCGGGCACGTCGACTTCACCTACGAGGTCTCCCGCTCGCTCGCCGCCTGCGAGGGCGCGATCCTGCTGGTCGACGCCGCGCAGGGCATCGAGGCGCAGACCCTCGCCAACCTCTACCTGGCGATGGAGAACGACCTCGAGATCATCCCGGTGCTGAACAAGATCGACCTGCCGGCCGCCGACCCCGAGAAGTACGCGGCCGAGATCGCGGGCCTGATCGGCGGCGACCCCGACGACGTCCTGCGCGTGAGCGGCAAGACCGGCATGGGCGTCGAGGCGCTGCTCGACCGAGTCGTGCGCAGCGTGCCGGCACCGCAGGGCGACGTCGACGGCCCCGCCCGCGCGATGATCTTCGACTCCGTCTACGACTCGTACCGCGGCGTGGTCACCTACGTGCGCATGATCGACGGCGCGCTGAAGCCGCGCGAGCAGATCACGATGCTGTCGACCGGCGCCCGCCACGAGCTGCTCGAGATCGGCGTCTCGAGCCCCGACCCGATCCCCGCGAAGGGCCTCGCGGTCGGTGAGGTCGGCTACCTGATCACGGGCGTCAAGGACGTGCGCCAGTCGAAGGTCGGCGACACGGTCACCACCTTCCGCAACCCTGCGACCGAGCCGCTCAAGGGCTACGCCGACCCGAAGCCGATGGTGTTCTCGGGCCTCTACCCGATCGACGGCAGCGACTACCCGGTGCTGCGCGAGGCGCTCGACAAGCTCAAGCTGTCGGATGCTGCGCTCGTCTACGAGCCGGAGACCTCGGTGGCGCTCGGGTTCGGATTCCGCTGCGGCTTCCTGGGCCTGCTGCACCTCGAGATCATCACCGAGCGCCTCGAGCGCGAGTTCAACCTCGACCTCATCGCCACCGCCCCGAGCGTCGTCTACCAGGTCGAGACCGAGGACCGTCAGGCGCACATCGTCACGAACCCGAGCGAGTTCCCCGACGGCAAGATCCACTCGGTGATCGAGCCGATGGTGAAGGCGACGATCCTCGCTCCCAAGGACTACGTCGGCGCGATCATGGAGCTCTGCCAGACCCGCCGCGGCACGCTCGGCGGCATGGAGTACCTCTCTGCCGACCGCGTCGAGCTGCGCTACCGGCTGCCGCTGGGCGAGATCGTGTTCGACTTCTTCGACCAGCTGAAGTCGCGTACGCAGGGCTACGCCTCGCTCGACTACGAGCTCGACGGCGAGGAGGAGGGCGACCTGGTGAAGGTCGACATCCTGCTCCAGGGCGAGCAGGTGGATGCGTTCAGCGCCATCGTGCACCGCGACAAGGCCTACGCCTACGGCGTGCTCATGGCCGGCAAGCTGCGCGAGCTGATCCCGCGCCAGCAGTTCGAGGTGCCGATCCAGGCCGCGATCGGCGCCCGCATCATCGCCCGCGAGACGATCCGCGCCATCCGCAAGGATGTGCTCGCGAAGTGCTACGGCGGCGACATCACCCGCAAGCGCAAGCTCCTCGAGAAGCAGAAGGAGGGCAAGAAGCGCATGAAGATGGTCGGCCGCGTCGAGGTCCCCCAGGAGGCGTTCATCGCCGCGCTCTCGACCGGCGAGACGAAGAAGGACGCCAAGTGA
- the rpsT gene encoding 30S ribosomal protein S20, producing MANIKSQIKRILTNQKATDRNRAVKSELKTAVREAKKAIAAGDKAVAQQKVAVAARKLDKAVSKGVIHRNQAANRKSAIAKAASSL from the coding sequence GTGGCGAACATCAAGTCGCAGATCAAGCGCATCCTCACCAACCAGAAGGCGACCGACCGCAACCGCGCCGTCAAGAGCGAGCTCAAGACGGCCGTGCGCGAGGCGAAGAAGGCCATCGCCGCCGGCGACAAGGCCGTCGCGCAGCAGAAGGTCGCCGTCGCGGCCCGCAAGCTCGACAAGGCTGTGTCGAAGGGCGTCATCCACCGCAACCAGGCCGCGAACCGCAAGTCGGCCATCGCGAAGGCTGCCTCGTCGCTCTGA
- the holA gene encoding DNA polymerase III subunit delta has translation MAASIPKIGWEQVSPAPVVLVFGKESFLADRALQRLRALLLLEDPELEIHDVDAGHYIDGQLELIASPSLFDEPRLVRVEQGVKATDAFIADVLRYLASPVDGTTLVIRHDGSTVRGKKMLDAIRSTPGAIEVVCQPLKRDELVPFVRAELRLIEREATPGAIAALVDAFHSDIAELANAVRQVALDTDGGVTEQVVRTYYSGRVETTAFAVVDAVIRGDVAEALVTLRHAIATGADPVPIVAAFAMRFRQLAKVSGAGGSDSQAARQLGMQDWQVRGARKDLRSYSDATLLDAIQAIAHADHAVKGAERDPQYAVERLVRQLAARA, from the coding sequence ATGGCAGCGAGCATCCCCAAGATCGGCTGGGAGCAGGTGTCTCCTGCACCGGTCGTGCTCGTGTTCGGCAAGGAGTCGTTCCTCGCCGATCGCGCGCTGCAGCGACTGCGTGCCCTGCTGCTGCTCGAGGATCCCGAGCTCGAGATCCACGACGTCGACGCCGGTCACTACATCGATGGGCAGCTCGAGCTGATCGCCAGCCCGTCGCTGTTCGACGAGCCGCGGCTGGTGCGCGTCGAGCAGGGCGTGAAGGCGACGGATGCGTTCATCGCCGACGTGCTCCGCTACCTGGCGTCCCCCGTCGATGGCACCACGCTGGTGATCCGCCACGACGGCTCGACGGTACGGGGCAAGAAGATGCTCGACGCGATCCGCTCGACGCCCGGCGCGATCGAGGTGGTCTGCCAGCCGCTCAAGCGCGACGAGCTCGTGCCGTTCGTGCGGGCCGAGCTGCGCCTGATCGAGCGCGAGGCGACGCCCGGCGCGATCGCAGCGCTCGTCGATGCGTTCCACTCCGACATCGCCGAGCTGGCGAACGCCGTGCGCCAGGTGGCGCTCGACACCGACGGCGGCGTCACCGAACAGGTCGTGCGCACGTACTACTCGGGCCGGGTCGAGACGACGGCCTTCGCGGTGGTCGACGCCGTGATCCGCGGCGACGTCGCCGAGGCGCTGGTGACGCTGCGGCACGCGATCGCCACCGGCGCCGACCCGGTGCCGATCGTCGCGGCGTTCGCGATGCGGTTCCGGCAGCTCGCGAAGGTCTCGGGCGCCGGCGGATCCGACAGCCAGGCGGCGCGGCAGCTGGGCATGCAGGACTGGCAGGTGCGCGGCGCCCGCAAGGATCTGCGCTCCTACAGCGACGCAACGCTGCTCGACGCGATCCAGGCGATCGCGCACGCCGACCACGCGGTCAAGGGCGCCGAGCGCGACCCGCAGTACGCCGTCGAGCGCCTGGTGCGCCAGCTGGCCGCCCGCGCCTGA